From Vagococcus jeotgali, one genomic window encodes:
- a CDS encoding IS256 family transposase — protein MTHFTTEIMETLINKGDLDDLFRRHLELAINSLLQAELTAFLDYEKYDRAGFNSGNSRNGNYSRSFKTEYGELNLVIPRDRNGEFSQQTLPAYKRTNDSLETTIIQLFKKGITMSEISDLIEKMYGHYYTPQTISNMSKIVSEDVLAFKERTLEAKYSVIFMDATHIPLKRQTVSKEAVYIVIGIRLDGTKEVLGFTIAPTESAYVWKEILQDLKDRGLEEVLLVVTDGLSGIHDSIHSVYPNAQFQQCCVHISRNIAHKVRVSDRQEVCNDFKLVYQAASKEEAMNQISFMIDKWKKQYPRVVKLLLNPAILTFYNFPPSIRRTIYSTNLIEGFNKQLKKYTKRKEQFPNEESLERFLVSQFNEYNQKFLGRVHKGFKEIQDTLESMF, from the coding sequence ATGACTCATTTTACTACAGAAATAATGGAAACACTAATTAATAAAGGTGATTTAGATGATTTATTTCGTCGTCATTTAGAACTCGCTATCAACTCATTATTACAGGCTGAATTAACAGCGTTTCTTGACTACGAAAAGTATGATAGAGCTGGATTTAATTCAGGTAATTCCCGCAATGGGAATTACTCACGTTCATTTAAAACAGAATATGGAGAATTAAATTTGGTGATTCCTAGAGATAGAAATGGAGAATTTTCCCAACAAACATTACCAGCCTATAAAAGAACCAATGATTCCTTAGAAACTACTATTATTCAGCTATTTAAAAAAGGGATCACTATGTCTGAAATCTCTGATCTAATTGAAAAAATGTATGGTCATTATTACACACCACAAACTATTTCAAACATGAGTAAAATCGTATCTGAAGATGTTTTGGCTTTTAAAGAAAGAACTTTAGAAGCTAAATACTCAGTCATTTTTATGGATGCTACTCATATTCCTTTAAAGAGACAAACCGTATCAAAAGAAGCCGTTTATATTGTGATAGGCATTCGATTGGATGGAACCAAAGAGGTTCTAGGATTTACTATTGCTCCAACCGAATCTGCTTATGTTTGGAAAGAGATACTTCAAGATTTAAAAGATCGTGGTTTAGAAGAGGTTTTATTAGTTGTAACTGATGGTTTAAGTGGTATTCACGATAGTATCCATAGTGTCTATCCAAATGCTCAATTTCAACAATGTTGTGTCCATATCTCTAGAAATATTGCTCATAAGGTTCGTGTTAGTGATCGACAAGAAGTCTGTAATGATTTCAAATTGGTTTATCAAGCAGCTTCAAAAGAAGAAGCTATGAATCAAATAAGTTTTATGATAGATAAATGGAAAAAGCAGTATCCACGAGTAGTTAAATTACTCTTGAATCCTGCTATATTAACTTTCTATAACTTCCCACCATCAATCAGAAGAACTATCTACTCAACTAACTTGATTGAGGGATTTAATAAACAGTTAAAAAAATATACAAAGAGAAAAGAACAATTTCCTAATGAAGAATCTCTGGAGAGATTCCTTGTTTCTCAGTTCAATGAATATAACCAAAAATTTTTAGGCAGAGTACATAAAGGATTTAAGGAAATACAAGATACATTAGAATCAATGTTTTAA
- a CDS encoding lysozyme family protein, producing the protein MNKKTAWLKGVVVSFLVLVIVGISLYIIQMTSYIRQTLQWKPLVQQVLEEEDLLEYEDLVLSIIFTETKGKQIDIMQSSESKYGEQNKVMSQEESIRNGVIHLSESIELSLNSGGDLWTGVQAYNFGKNYIDYVANNGGVNSLEIAENYSRDVLAPMLGNTTKKTYPYRNKQAFFYNGGKLYVNGGNFFYSTLVKKNMKLINFFDK; encoded by the coding sequence GTGAATAAGAAAACAGCATGGTTAAAGGGTGTTGTGGTTAGTTTTCTTGTGTTAGTTATAGTTGGGATATCACTATATATTATTCAAATGACAAGCTATATTCGGCAAACACTTCAATGGAAACCTCTTGTTCAACAAGTACTCGAGGAAGAGGACCTGTTAGAGTATGAGGATTTAGTCCTGAGTATTATTTTTACAGAAACTAAAGGAAAACAAATTGATATCATGCAAAGTAGTGAGAGTAAATATGGTGAGCAAAATAAAGTGATGTCACAAGAGGAAAGTATCAGAAATGGTGTTATTCATTTAAGTGAATCTATTGAATTATCATTAAATAGTGGAGGTGACTTATGGACTGGTGTTCAAGCATATAATTTTGGTAAAAATTATATTGATTATGTTGCCAACAATGGAGGAGTTAATTCTTTAGAAATTGCTGAAAATTATTCTAGGGATGTGTTGGCACCTATGTTAGGTAATACAACAAAAAAAACCTATCCATATCGTAACAAGCAAGCTTTTTTTTATAATGGAGGTAAGTTGTATGTTAATGGGGGAAACTTTTTTTATTCAACTCTAGTGAAAAAAAATATGAAATTAATAAATTTTTTTGACAAATAG